From Lolium perenne isolate Kyuss_39 chromosome 5, Kyuss_2.0, whole genome shotgun sequence, a single genomic window includes:
- the LOC127302280 gene encoding protein PIN-LIKES 7, translating into MGFVSLLVVALMPVVEVLLVVLLGAYLASGRCNLLTAAARADINRVVYAVFTPALMLASLARTVTLQDAISWWFMPVNIGIIFLTGGVLGWVVVLLLRPPQHLRGLVVASCSAANFGNLLLIVIPAVCREDGNPFGSGDVCTDRGLSYASFSMALGGLYIWTHTNSVMKRSSELYRKTMITHDVHDPKDYLVRSDEEPCRKQDAEEDDGDEEEGDVVSLPSESSSGVHEKLLAPLPTTGDHQRSGCSNNTSGNSMWDKLKHGAHQIVEELTAPPTVGAVLGFIVGVVPWLRSTFVGNDAPLRVVQDSLKLLGDAAVPCVTLILGGNLTKGVRKTTVSRWVIAAIICVRYVILPMVGVVVIKSARTLGFLPPDPLYQYVLMLQFALPPAMSIGTMAQLYDVAQEECSVIFLWTYLMAALALTAWSTVFMLILAA; encoded by the exons ATGGGGTTCGTATCGTTGCTGGTGGTGGCATTGatgccggtggtggaggtgctccTGGTGGTCCTCCTTGGCGCCTATCTCGCCTCCGGCCGGTGCAACCTCCTCACCGCGGCCGCCCGCGCCGACATCAACCGCGTCGTCTACGCCGTCTTCACGCCCGCGCTCATGCTCGCCAGCCTCGCCAGGACCGTCACGCTCCAGGACGCCATTTCATG GTGGTTCATGCCAGTGAACATCGGGATCATCTTCCTGACCGGCGGCGTCCTCGGGTGGGTGGTGGTGCTCCTGCTGAGGCCGCCGCAGCACCTCCGGGGGCTGGTCGTCGCCTCCTGCTCAGCCGCGAACTTTGGAAACTTGCTGCTCATCGTGATACCGGCGGTTTGCCGGGAGGACGGCAACCCCTTTGGCAGCGGCGACGTATGCACTGACCGAGGCCTCTCCTACGCCTCATTCTCCATGGCG CTTGGAGGACTGTACATCTGGACACACACGAACAGCGTGATGAAGAGGTCCAGCGAGCTGTACCGCAAGACCATGATCACACACGATGTTCATGATCCCAAGGACTATTTAGTGAGGTCAGATGAAGAGCCCTGCAGGAAACAAGACGCCGAGGAAGACGACGGCGATGAGGAGGAGGGGGACGTTGTCTCGCTACCATCGGAGAGCAGCTCTGGCGTCCATGAGAAG TTACTGGCGCCGTTGCCAACTACTGGTGACCACCAACGTTCCGGTTGCAGCAATAACACGAGCGGCAACAGCATGTGGGACAAGCTGAAACATGGCGCCCACCAGATCGTTGAGGAGCTCACCGCGCCGCCTACTGTCGGTGCG GTGCTAGGCTTCATTGTTGGGGTAGTGCCATGGCTGAGATCTACATTTGTCGGCAACGACGCCCCCCTGCGGGTTGTGCAAGACTCGCTCAAACTACTTGG AGATGCCGCCGTACCCTGTGTCACCCTCATCCTCGGTGGAAACCTCACTAAAG GCGTGCGCAAGACGACGGTGTCGCGGTGGGTGATCGCGGCGATCATCTGCGTTCGGTACGTGATCCTGCCCATGGTCGGGGTGGTGGTGATCAAGTCGGCGCGCACACTCGGCTTCCTGCCGCCGGACCCGCTGTACCAGTACGTGCTGATGCTCCAGTTTGCCCTGCCTCCCGCGATGAGCATCGGCACCATGGCCCAGCTCTACGACGTCGCCCAAGAGGAGTGCTCCGTCATCTTCCTGTGGACATACCTCATGGCCGCCCTTGCGCTCACCGCCTGGTCCACCGTCTTCATGTTAATCCTCGCGGCCTAG
- the LOC127302281 gene encoding uncharacterized protein, protein MSAAKPGAAATEQRQEGSAEEGEEQRLRVVLRHLQVEAGVLERLVYKHRNQHRGAAYFQYLIKVRRDLKLLLGSNVAEVINAAFPVIACRKPANTILVPNRQGKKKPGANHSHYKRLLGVARLLSQMVEPVIKGAVQITLLLARSFFIEFCTAVLALLARVRVLIQQMLIDVVSLYNKVTDLTDRKQAVKITIDKVQAFREYYPSNNDPSTTLECAWVKDKFVLHERNKASSEKTQDEDDKSCAPDSSIQYETLGPVSEEMENLDGSNSPAKQQDASPADQPDKATPCGDAADSYSERPAPNENTTVPLPDALAVPVPVHSTPRTEVKADTRKRVAFIAVGKPKVTVTRPETTSSIATKKQRVDIIPPAPADRAFLTWKEQPTV, encoded by the exons ATGTCTGCTGCCAAGCCAGGGGCGGCCGCCACGGAGCAGCGTCAGGAGGGTTCggcggaggagggggaggagcaGCGGCTGCGAGTGGTGCTGCGGCACCTGCAGGTGGAGGCCGGGGTGCTCGAGCGGCTCGTGTACAAGCACCGGAACCAGCACCGCGGCGCCGCCTACTTCCAGTACCTCATCAAG GTGAGGAGGGACCTGAAGCTGCTGCTTGGCTCGAATGTTGCAGAGGTCATAAACGCCGCGTTCCCGGTGATCGCCTGCCGCAAGCCAGCCAACACGATCCTTGTTCCGAACAG GCAGGGTAAGAAGAAGCCTGGTGCAAACCATAGCCACTATAAGAGGCTTTTGGGTGTTGCTCGTTTGCTATCCCAG ATGGTTGAACCTGTCATAAAGGGTGCAGT TCAGATCACACTTTTACTTGCTAGATCATTTTTCATAGAATTCTGTACAGCAGTGCTGGCTTTGCTTGCGCGAGTGAGGGTGCTCATACAACAG ATGTTAATTGATGTTGTATCGTTATACAATAAGGTTACTGATCTTACGGATAGGAAGCAGGCTGTTAAGATCACTATTGATAAAGTACAG GCTTTTAGAGAGTACTACCCCTCAAACAACGATCCCAGTACTACCCTGGAGTGTGCATGGGTGAAAGATAAATTTGTTTTGCATGAAAGGAACAAAGCTAGCTCTGAGAAAACCCAAGATGAGGATGACAAGTCATGTGCTCCAGATTCATCGATCCAGTATGAGACCCTTGGACCCGTTAGTGAAG AGATGGAGAACCTTGATGGATCGAACTCCCCAGCCAAGCAACAAGATGCTTCTCCTGCAGATCAACCAGATAAAGCCACCCCTTGCGGCGATGCTGCAGATTCTTATAGTGAGAGGCCAGCACCAAATGAGAACACTACGGTTCCTCTTCCTGACGCGCTTGCTGTGCCTGTGCCTGTGCATTCGACTCCACGCACAGAGGTCAAAGCTGATACGAGGAAGAGAGTGGCATTCATCGCAGTGGGGAAACCAAAAGTTACCGTGACACGACCTGAGACAACTTCATCGATAGCAACGAAGAAGCAAAGAGTGGATATTATTCCACCTGCCCCTGCAGATCGTGCTTTCTTAACTTGGAAAGAACAACCGACAGTATAG
- the LOC127302282 gene encoding uncharacterized protein — translation MAAAAKPEAAAMAQHQESLAEEGEEQRVRAALRHLQAEAGVLERLVYKHRNQHRGAAYFQYLIKVRRDLKLLLGSNLPDVINAVFPVIACRKPANTILAPNRHGKKKPGSNHSHYKRLLGVARLLSQMVEPVMKGAVQITFLLARSFFIELCTAVLALLARVRVLIQHMLLDVVSVYNKVTDLMDRKQAVRITIDKVQAFREYYPSSNDPSSTLECVWVKDKFVLHERTKASCHKTQDDDHRSCAPDSSIQYETLGPVSEEMENLDGSNSLAKQQDASLADQPDKAIHCGDAGDSHSGRQLPNENTTGSLPDALAVPVPVRSTPHTEVKPDMRKRVAFIAVGKTKVTVTRPETTSLELTKKQRVDMIPHATADPALQLAQN, via the exons ATGGCTGCTGCTGCCAAACCGGAGGCGGCTGCCATGGCGCAGCATCAGGAGAGTTTAGCAGAGGAGGGGGAGGAGCAGCGGGTGCGGGCGGCGCTGCGGCACCTGCAGGCGGAGGCCGGGGTGCTAGAGCGCCTCGTGTACAAGCACCGGAACCAGCACCGCGGCGCCGCCTACTTCCAGTACCTCATCAAG GTGAGGAGGGACCTGAAGCTGCTGCTTGGATCCAATCTCCCGGACGTTATAAATGCCGTGTTCCCGGTCATCGCCTGCCGCAAGCCGGCAAACACAATCCTTGCTCCGAACAG GCATGGTAAGAAGAAGCCTGGCTCAAACCATAGCCACTATAAGAGGCTTCTGGGGGTTGCCCGCTTGCTATCCCAG ATGGTTGAACCTGTCATGAAGGGAGCAGT TCAGATCACATTTTTGCTCGCTAGATCATTTTTCATAGAACTTTGTACTGCAGTGCTGGCTTTGCTTGCTCGAGTGAGGGTCCTGATCCAACAT ATGTTGCTTGATGTTGTATCAGTATACAATAAAGTTACTGATCTTATGGATAGGAAGCAGGCTGTCAGGATCACTATTGATAAAGTGCAG GCTTTCAGAGAGTACTACCCCTCGAGCAACGATCCCAGTAGTACTCTAGAGTGTGTTTGGGTGAAAGATAAATTCGTTTTGCATGAAAGGACAAAAGCTAGCTGTCATAAAACCCAAGATGATGATCACAGGTCGTGTGCTCCCGATTCATCAATCCAGTATGAGACTCTTGGACCTGTTAGTGAAG AGATGGAGAATCTTGATGGATCAAACTCCCTAGCCAAGCAACAAGATGCTTCTCTGGCTGACCAACCGGATAAAGCCATCCATTGCGGCGATGCTGGAGATTCTCATAGTGGGAGGCAGTTACCAAATGAAAACACTACGGGTTCTCTTCCTGATGCGCTTGCTGTTCCTGTGCCTGTGCGTTCGACTCCGCACACAGAGGTCAAGCCTGATATGAGGAAAAGAGTGGCATTCATCGCAGTGGGGAAAACAAAAGTTACCGTGACACGACCTGAAACAACATCATTGGAACTAACCAAGAAGCAAAGAGTGGACATGATTCCACATGCCACTGCAGATCCTGCTTTGCAACTTGCACAGAACTGA